One region of Eriocheir sinensis breed Jianghai 21 chromosome 36, ASM2467909v1, whole genome shotgun sequence genomic DNA includes:
- the LOC127007635 gene encoding retinitis pigmentosa 1-like 1 protein isoform X2 — protein sequence MFSKFFCKQNIRRAVPGTCLVVGGTGAGASPAKVTLSLQLRGGCWRTTSRKVAVFTFQAASGHASSHALLDLEYLFRCSSKPSASVKICVALRCGGKRVARADLEEFLGQLTRGGRLDSFFLYIHEEKVALQQANQPIPYPATEWLFEGAPRGTHAQVKAEAQEDNDDMDELEDKYKEWKAYLEEVFSPEDGDDIDEVEDYNDNNYQEWKADLEKIFSVDDDDEVAGEATSELREASGEGTEAAGEATSEVEEASDEGTEAAGEATSEVEEASDEGTEAAGKATSEVEEASGEGTEAAGEATSEVEEASGEGTEAAGEATSEVEEASGEGTEAAGEATSEVEEASGEGTEAAGKATSEVEEASGEGTEAAGEATSEVEEASGEGNEAAYEATSEVEEASQNGTMAADKDVPHQGESSSAVTVSATPSTASYAYRSLAVAHRFISRLAGPEDRHLEDLRRSYGVQIVRIKRTLHVKGRRDAVLKCHHSMRAKIAEWRSCDDAEAH from the exons ATGTTCAGCAAATTCTTCTGCAAGCAGAACATTCGACGTGCCGTGCCCGGCACTTGCCTCGTGGTGGGCGGCACCGGCGCCGGGGCGAGCCCCGCCAAGGTGACGCTCAGCCTCCAGCTTCGGGGAGGGTGCTGGCGAACCACTTCTCGGAAGGTGGCCGTCTTCACCTTCCAGGCGGCGTCCGGCCACGCCTCCTCCCATGCCCTgctggacctggagtacctcttcaggtgcagcAGCAAGCCAAGTGCCAGTGTCAAAATCTGTGTGGCGCTGCGCTGCGGCGGGAAACGCGTGGCCCGCGCTGACCTGGAAGAGTTTCTCGGCCAGCTGACGCGAGGTGGCCGCCTTGACTCTTTCTTCCTGTACATACACGAAGAAAAAGTCGCCCTCCAGCAAGCCAATCAGCCAATCCCGTACCCAGCTACGGAATGGCTTTTTGAGGGAGCGCCACGAGGCACACATGCGCAGGTTAAGGCTGAGGCTCAGGAAGACAATGATGATATGGACGAGTTGGAAGACAAATACAAAGAATGGAAGGCTTACCTCGAAGAGGTATTCTCCCCTGAAGATGGAGATGATATTGACGAAGTGGAAGACTATAATGACAACAACTACCAGGAATGGAAGGCTGATCTCGAGAAGATATTCtccgttgatgatgatgatgaagttgcaggcgaggcgacctccgagttgcgggaagcctctggtgaaggaACTGAGGCTGCAGGCGAGGCAacctccgaggtggaggaagcctctgatgaaGGAACTGAGGCTGCAGGCGAGGCAacctccgaggtggaggaagcctctgatgaaGGAACTGAGGCTGCAGGCAAGGCAacctccgaggtggaggaagcctctggtgaaggaACTGAGGCTGCAGGCGAGGCAacctccgaggtggaggaagcctctggtgaaggaACTGAGGCTGCAGGCGAGGCAacctccgaggtggaggaagcctctggtgaaggaACTGAGGCTGCAGGCGAGGCAacctccgaggtggaggaagcctctggtgaaggaACTGAGGCTGCAGGCAAGGCAacctccgag gtggaggaagcctctggtgaaggaACTGAGGCTGCAGGCGAGGCAacctccgaggtggaggaagcctctggtgaaggaaatgaagcagCATACGAGGCTACGTCTGAGGTGGAGGAAGCCTCTCAAAACGGTACAATGGCCGCAGACAAGGATGTTCCCCATCAAGGCGAATCCTCTTCAGCAGTGACCGTCTCTGCCACGCCCTCCACTGCTTCGTACGCTTACCGCAGCCTGGCTGTGGCTCATAGATTCATCAGTCGCCTTGCAGGCCCCGAGGACCGCCACCTCGAGGATCTGCGGCGCAGCTATGGGGTCCAAATCGTACGGATTAAGCGAACCCTGCATGTGAAGGGCCGCAGAGACGCAGTGCTGAAGTGCCACCACTCCATGCGCGCCAAGATCGCTGAGTGGCGGAGTTGTGACGACGCTGAGGCTCACTAA
- the LOC127007635 gene encoding retinitis pigmentosa 1-like 1 protein isoform X32: MFSKFFCKQNIRRAVPGTCLVVGGTGAGASPAKVTLSLQLRGGCWRTTSRKVAVFTFQAASGHASSHALLDLEYLFRCSSKPSASVKICVALRCGGKRVARADLEEFLGQLTRGGRLDSFFLYIHEEKVALQQANQPIPYPATEWLFEGAPRGTHAQVKAEAQEDNDDMDELEDKYKEWKAYLEEVFSPEDGDDIDEVEDYNDNNYQEWKADLEKIFSVDDDDEVAGEATSELREASGEGTEAAGEATSEVEEASDEGTEAAGEATSEVEEASGEGTEAAGEATSEVEEASGEGTEAAGEATSEVEEASGEGNEAAYEATSEVEEASQNGTMAADKDVPHQGESSSAVTVSATPSTASYAYRSLAVAHRFISRLAGPEDRHLEDLRRSYGVQIVRIKRTLHVKGRRDAVLKCHHSMRAKIAEWRSCDDAEAH; the protein is encoded by the exons ATGTTCAGCAAATTCTTCTGCAAGCAGAACATTCGACGTGCCGTGCCCGGCACTTGCCTCGTGGTGGGCGGCACCGGCGCCGGGGCGAGCCCCGCCAAGGTGACGCTCAGCCTCCAGCTTCGGGGAGGGTGCTGGCGAACCACTTCTCGGAAGGTGGCCGTCTTCACCTTCCAGGCGGCGTCCGGCCACGCCTCCTCCCATGCCCTgctggacctggagtacctcttcaggtgcagcAGCAAGCCAAGTGCCAGTGTCAAAATCTGTGTGGCGCTGCGCTGCGGCGGGAAACGCGTGGCCCGCGCTGACCTGGAAGAGTTTCTCGGCCAGCTGACGCGAGGTGGCCGCCTTGACTCTTTCTTCCTGTACATACACGAAGAAAAAGTCGCCCTCCAGCAAGCCAATCAGCCAATCCCGTACCCAGCTACGGAATGGCTTTTTGAGGGAGCGCCACGAGGCACACATGCGCAGGTTAAGGCTGAGGCTCAGGAAGACAATGATGATATGGACGAGTTGGAAGACAAATACAAAGAATGGAAGGCTTACCTCGAAGAGGTATTCTCCCCTGAAGATGGAGATGATATTGACGAAGTGGAAGACTATAATGACAACAACTACCAGGAATGGAAGGCTGATCTCGAGAAGATATTCtccgttgatgatgatgatgaagttgcaggcgaggcgacctccgagttgcgggaagcctctggtgaaggaACTGAGGCTGCAGGCGAGGCAacctccgaggtggaggaagcctctgatgaaGGAACTGAGGCTGCAGGCGAGGCAacctccgag gtggaggaagcctctggtgaaggaACTGAGGCTGCAGGCGAGGCAacctccgag gtggaggaagcctctggtgaaggaACTGAGGCTGCAGGCGAGGCAacctccgaggtggaggaagcctctggtgaaggaaatgaagcagCATACGAGGCTACGTCTGAGGTGGAGGAAGCCTCTCAAAACGGTACAATGGCCGCAGACAAGGATGTTCCCCATCAAGGCGAATCCTCTTCAGCAGTGACCGTCTCTGCCACGCCCTCCACTGCTTCGTACGCTTACCGCAGCCTGGCTGTGGCTCATAGATTCATCAGTCGCCTTGCAGGCCCCGAGGACCGCCACCTCGAGGATCTGCGGCGCAGCTATGGGGTCCAAATCGTACGGATTAAGCGAACCCTGCATGTGAAGGGCCGCAGAGACGCAGTGCTGAAGTGCCACCACTCCATGCGCGCCAAGATCGCTGAGTGGCGGAGTTGTGACGACGCTGAGGCTCACTAA
- the LOC127007635 gene encoding uncharacterized protein LOC127007635 isoform X21, with product MFSKFFCKQNIRRAVPGTCLVVGGTGAGASPAKVTLSLQLRGGCWRTTSRKVAVFTFQAASGHASSHALLDLEYLFRCSSKPSASVKICVALRCGGKRVARADLEEFLGQLTRGGRLDSFFLYIHEEKVALQQANQPIPYPATEWLFEGAPRGTHAQVKAEAQEDNDDMDELEDKYKEWKAYLEEVFSPEDGDDIDEVEDYNDNNYQEWKADLEKIFSVDDDDEVAGEATSELREASGEGTEAAGEATSEVEEASGEGTEAAGEATSEVEEASGEGTEAAGEATSEVEEVSDEGTEAAGEATSEVEEASGEGTEAAGEATSEVEEASGEGNEAAYEATSEVEEASQNGTMAADKDVPHQGESSSAVTVSATPSTASYAYRSLAVAHRFISRLAGPEDRHLEDLRRSYGVQIVRIKRTLHVKGRRDAVLKCHHSMRAKIAEWRSCDDAEAH from the exons ATGTTCAGCAAATTCTTCTGCAAGCAGAACATTCGACGTGCCGTGCCCGGCACTTGCCTCGTGGTGGGCGGCACCGGCGCCGGGGCGAGCCCCGCCAAGGTGACGCTCAGCCTCCAGCTTCGGGGAGGGTGCTGGCGAACCACTTCTCGGAAGGTGGCCGTCTTCACCTTCCAGGCGGCGTCCGGCCACGCCTCCTCCCATGCCCTgctggacctggagtacctcttcaggtgcagcAGCAAGCCAAGTGCCAGTGTCAAAATCTGTGTGGCGCTGCGCTGCGGCGGGAAACGCGTGGCCCGCGCTGACCTGGAAGAGTTTCTCGGCCAGCTGACGCGAGGTGGCCGCCTTGACTCTTTCTTCCTGTACATACACGAAGAAAAAGTCGCCCTCCAGCAAGCCAATCAGCCAATCCCGTACCCAGCTACGGAATGGCTTTTTGAGGGAGCGCCACGAGGCACACATGCGCAGGTTAAGGCTGAGGCTCAGGAAGACAATGATGATATGGACGAGTTGGAAGACAAATACAAAGAATGGAAGGCTTACCTCGAAGAGGTATTCTCCCCTGAAGATGGAGATGATATTGACGAAGTGGAAGACTATAATGACAACAACTACCAGGAATGGAAGGCTGATCTCGAGAAGATATTCtccgttgatgatgatgatgaagttgcaggcgaggcgacctccgagttgcgggaagcctctggtgaaggaACTGAGGCTGCAGGCGAGGCAacctccgag gtggaggaagcctctggtgaaggaACTGAGGCTGCAGGCGAGGCAacctccgaggtggaggaagcctctggtgaaggaACTGAGGCTGCAGGCGAGGCAacctccgag gtggaggaagTCTCTGATGAAGGAACTGAGGCTGCAGGCGAGGCAacctccgaggtggaggaagcctctggtgaaggaACTGAGGCTGCAGGCGAGGCAacctccgaggtggaggaagcctctggtgaaggaaatgaagcagCATACGAGGCTACGTCTGAGGTGGAGGAAGCCTCTCAAAACGGTACAATGGCCGCAGACAAGGATGTTCCCCATCAAGGCGAATCCTCTTCAGCAGTGACCGTCTCTGCCACGCCCTCCACTGCTTCGTACGCTTACCGCAGCCTGGCTGTGGCTCATAGATTCATCAGTCGCCTTGCAGGCCCCGAGGACCGCCACCTCGAGGATCTGCGGCGCAGCTATGGGGTCCAAATCGTACGGATTAAGCGAACCCTGCATGTGAAGGGCCGCAGAGACGCAGTGCTGAAGTGCCACCACTCCATGCGCGCCAAGATCGCTGAGTGGCGGAGTTGTGACGACGCTGAGGCTCACTAA
- the LOC127007635 gene encoding retinitis pigmentosa 1-like 1 protein isoform X11: MFSKFFCKQNIRRAVPGTCLVVGGTGAGASPAKVTLSLQLRGGCWRTTSRKVAVFTFQAASGHASSHALLDLEYLFRCSSKPSASVKICVALRCGGKRVARADLEEFLGQLTRGGRLDSFFLYIHEEKVALQQANQPIPYPATEWLFEGAPRGTHAQVKAEAQEDNDDMDELEDKYKEWKAYLEEVFSPEDGDDIDEVEDYNDNNYQEWKADLEKIFSVDDDDEVAGEATSELREASGEGTEAAGEATSEVEEASDEGTEAAGEATSEVEEASDEGTEAAGKATSEVEEASGEGTEAAGEATSEVEEASGEGTEAAGEATSEVEEASGEGTEAAGEATSEVEEASGEGNEAAYEATSEVEEASQNGTMAADKDVPHQGESSSAVTVSATPSTASYAYRSLAVAHRFISRLAGPEDRHLEDLRRSYGVQIVRIKRTLHVKGRRDAVLKCHHSMRAKIAEWRSCDDAEAH; this comes from the exons ATGTTCAGCAAATTCTTCTGCAAGCAGAACATTCGACGTGCCGTGCCCGGCACTTGCCTCGTGGTGGGCGGCACCGGCGCCGGGGCGAGCCCCGCCAAGGTGACGCTCAGCCTCCAGCTTCGGGGAGGGTGCTGGCGAACCACTTCTCGGAAGGTGGCCGTCTTCACCTTCCAGGCGGCGTCCGGCCACGCCTCCTCCCATGCCCTgctggacctggagtacctcttcaggtgcagcAGCAAGCCAAGTGCCAGTGTCAAAATCTGTGTGGCGCTGCGCTGCGGCGGGAAACGCGTGGCCCGCGCTGACCTGGAAGAGTTTCTCGGCCAGCTGACGCGAGGTGGCCGCCTTGACTCTTTCTTCCTGTACATACACGAAGAAAAAGTCGCCCTCCAGCAAGCCAATCAGCCAATCCCGTACCCAGCTACGGAATGGCTTTTTGAGGGAGCGCCACGAGGCACACATGCGCAGGTTAAGGCTGAGGCTCAGGAAGACAATGATGATATGGACGAGTTGGAAGACAAATACAAAGAATGGAAGGCTTACCTCGAAGAGGTATTCTCCCCTGAAGATGGAGATGATATTGACGAAGTGGAAGACTATAATGACAACAACTACCAGGAATGGAAGGCTGATCTCGAGAAGATATTCtccgttgatgatgatgatgaagttgcaggcgaggcgacctccgagttgcgggaagcctctggtgaaggaACTGAGGCTGCAGGCGAGGCAacctccgaggtggaggaagcctctgatgaaGGAACTGAGGCTGCAGGCGAGGCAacctccgaggtggaggaagcctctgatgaaGGAACTGAGGCTGCAGGCAAGGCAacctccgaggtggaggaagcctctggtgaaggaACTGAGGCTGCAGGCGAGGCAacctccgaggtggaggaagcctctggtgaaggaACTGAGGCTGCAGGCGAGGCAacctccgag gtggaggaagcctctggtgaaggaACTGAGGCTGCAGGCGAGGCAacctccgaggtggaggaagcctctggtgaaggaaatgaagcagCATACGAGGCTACGTCTGAGGTGGAGGAAGCCTCTCAAAACGGTACAATGGCCGCAGACAAGGATGTTCCCCATCAAGGCGAATCCTCTTCAGCAGTGACCGTCTCTGCCACGCCCTCCACTGCTTCGTACGCTTACCGCAGCCTGGCTGTGGCTCATAGATTCATCAGTCGCCTTGCAGGCCCCGAGGACCGCCACCTCGAGGATCTGCGGCGCAGCTATGGGGTCCAAATCGTACGGATTAAGCGAACCCTGCATGTGAAGGGCCGCAGAGACGCAGTGCTGAAGTGCCACCACTCCATGCGCGCCAAGATCGCTGAGTGGCGGAGTTGTGACGACGCTGAGGCTCACTAA
- the LOC127007635 gene encoding retinitis pigmentosa 1-like 1 protein isoform X12: MFSKFFCKQNIRRAVPGTCLVVGGTGAGASPAKVTLSLQLRGGCWRTTSRKVAVFTFQAASGHASSHALLDLEYLFRCSSKPSASVKICVALRCGGKRVARADLEEFLGQLTRGGRLDSFFLYIHEEKVALQQANQPIPYPATEWLFEGAPRGTHAQVKAEAQEDNDDMDELEDKYKEWKAYLEEVFSPEDGDDIDEVEDYNDNNYQEWKADLEKIFSVDDDDEVAGEATSELREASGEGTEAAGEATSEVEEASGEGTEAAGEATSEVEEASGEGTEAAGEATSEVEEASGEGTEAAGEATSEVEEVSDEGTEAAGEATSEVEEASGEGTEAAGEATSEVEEASGEGNEAAYEATSEVEEASQNGTMAADKDVPHQGESSSAVTVSATPSTASYAYRSLAVAHRFISRLAGPEDRHLEDLRRSYGVQIVRIKRTLHVKGRRDAVLKCHHSMRAKIAEWRSCDDAEAH; encoded by the exons ATGTTCAGCAAATTCTTCTGCAAGCAGAACATTCGACGTGCCGTGCCCGGCACTTGCCTCGTGGTGGGCGGCACCGGCGCCGGGGCGAGCCCCGCCAAGGTGACGCTCAGCCTCCAGCTTCGGGGAGGGTGCTGGCGAACCACTTCTCGGAAGGTGGCCGTCTTCACCTTCCAGGCGGCGTCCGGCCACGCCTCCTCCCATGCCCTgctggacctggagtacctcttcaggtgcagcAGCAAGCCAAGTGCCAGTGTCAAAATCTGTGTGGCGCTGCGCTGCGGCGGGAAACGCGTGGCCCGCGCTGACCTGGAAGAGTTTCTCGGCCAGCTGACGCGAGGTGGCCGCCTTGACTCTTTCTTCCTGTACATACACGAAGAAAAAGTCGCCCTCCAGCAAGCCAATCAGCCAATCCCGTACCCAGCTACGGAATGGCTTTTTGAGGGAGCGCCACGAGGCACACATGCGCAGGTTAAGGCTGAGGCTCAGGAAGACAATGATGATATGGACGAGTTGGAAGACAAATACAAAGAATGGAAGGCTTACCTCGAAGAGGTATTCTCCCCTGAAGATGGAGATGATATTGACGAAGTGGAAGACTATAATGACAACAACTACCAGGAATGGAAGGCTGATCTCGAGAAGATATTCtccgttgatgatgatgatgaagttgcaggcgaggcgacctccgagttgcgggaagcctctggtgaaggaACTGAGGCTGCAGGCGAGGCAacctccgag gtggaggaagcctctggtgaaggaACTGAGGCTGCAGGCGAGGCAacctccgaggtggaggaagcctctggtgaaggaACTGAGGCTGCAGGCGAGGCAacctccgaggtggaggaagcctctggtgaaggaACTGAGGCTGCAGGCGAGGCAacctccgag gtggaggaagTCTCTGATGAAGGAACTGAGGCTGCAGGCGAGGCAacctccgaggtggaggaagcctctggtgaaggaACTGAGGCTGCAGGCGAGGCAacctccgaggtggaggaagcctctggtgaaggaaatgaagcagCATACGAGGCTACGTCTGAGGTGGAGGAAGCCTCTCAAAACGGTACAATGGCCGCAGACAAGGATGTTCCCCATCAAGGCGAATCCTCTTCAGCAGTGACCGTCTCTGCCACGCCCTCCACTGCTTCGTACGCTTACCGCAGCCTGGCTGTGGCTCATAGATTCATCAGTCGCCTTGCAGGCCCCGAGGACCGCCACCTCGAGGATCTGCGGCGCAGCTATGGGGTCCAAATCGTACGGATTAAGCGAACCCTGCATGTGAAGGGCCGCAGAGACGCAGTGCTGAAGTGCCACCACTCCATGCGCGCCAAGATCGCTGAGTGGCGGAGTTGTGACGACGCTGAGGCTCACTAA
- the LOC127007635 gene encoding retinitis pigmentosa 1-like 1 protein isoform X38 yields the protein MFSKFFCKQNIRRAVPGTCLVVGGTGAGASPAKVTLSLQLRGGCWRTTSRKVAVFTFQAASGHASSHALLDLEYLFRCSSKPSASVKICVALRCGGKRVARADLEEFLGQLTRGGRLDSFFLYIHEEKVALQQANQPIPYPATEWLFEGAPRGTHAQVKAEAQEDNDDMDELEDKYKEWKAYLEEVFSPEDGDDIDEVEDYNDNNYQEWKADLEKIFSVDDDDEVAGEATSELREASGEGTEAAGEATSEVEEASGEGTEAAGKATSEVEEASGEGTEAAGEATSEVEEASGEGNEAAYEATSEVEEASQNGTMAADKDVPHQGESSSAVTVSATPSTASYAYRSLAVAHRFISRLAGPEDRHLEDLRRSYGVQIVRIKRTLHVKGRRDAVLKCHHSMRAKIAEWRSCDDAEAH from the exons ATGTTCAGCAAATTCTTCTGCAAGCAGAACATTCGACGTGCCGTGCCCGGCACTTGCCTCGTGGTGGGCGGCACCGGCGCCGGGGCGAGCCCCGCCAAGGTGACGCTCAGCCTCCAGCTTCGGGGAGGGTGCTGGCGAACCACTTCTCGGAAGGTGGCCGTCTTCACCTTCCAGGCGGCGTCCGGCCACGCCTCCTCCCATGCCCTgctggacctggagtacctcttcaggtgcagcAGCAAGCCAAGTGCCAGTGTCAAAATCTGTGTGGCGCTGCGCTGCGGCGGGAAACGCGTGGCCCGCGCTGACCTGGAAGAGTTTCTCGGCCAGCTGACGCGAGGTGGCCGCCTTGACTCTTTCTTCCTGTACATACACGAAGAAAAAGTCGCCCTCCAGCAAGCCAATCAGCCAATCCCGTACCCAGCTACGGAATGGCTTTTTGAGGGAGCGCCACGAGGCACACATGCGCAGGTTAAGGCTGAGGCTCAGGAAGACAATGATGATATGGACGAGTTGGAAGACAAATACAAAGAATGGAAGGCTTACCTCGAAGAGGTATTCTCCCCTGAAGATGGAGATGATATTGACGAAGTGGAAGACTATAATGACAACAACTACCAGGAATGGAAGGCTGATCTCGAGAAGATATTCtccgttgatgatgatgatgaagttgcaggcgaggcgacctccgagttgcgggaagcctctggtgaaggaACTGAGGCTGCAGGCGAGGCAacctccgag gtggaggaagcctctggtgaaggaACTGAGGCTGCAGGCAAGGCAacctccgag gtggaggaagcctctggtgaaggaACTGAGGCTGCAGGCGAGGCAacctccgaggtggaggaagcctctggtgaaggaaatgaagcagCATACGAGGCTACGTCTGAGGTGGAGGAAGCCTCTCAAAACGGTACAATGGCCGCAGACAAGGATGTTCCCCATCAAGGCGAATCCTCTTCAGCAGTGACCGTCTCTGCCACGCCCTCCACTGCTTCGTACGCTTACCGCAGCCTGGCTGTGGCTCATAGATTCATCAGTCGCCTTGCAGGCCCCGAGGACCGCCACCTCGAGGATCTGCGGCGCAGCTATGGGGTCCAAATCGTACGGATTAAGCGAACCCTGCATGTGAAGGGCCGCAGAGACGCAGTGCTGAAGTGCCACCACTCCATGCGCGCCAAGATCGCTGAGTGGCGGAGTTGTGACGACGCTGAGGCTCACTAA
- the LOC127007635 gene encoding retinitis pigmentosa 1-like 1 protein isoform X33, protein MFSKFFCKQNIRRAVPGTCLVVGGTGAGASPAKVTLSLQLRGGCWRTTSRKVAVFTFQAASGHASSHALLDLEYLFRCSSKPSASVKICVALRCGGKRVARADLEEFLGQLTRGGRLDSFFLYIHEEKVALQQANQPIPYPATEWLFEGAPRGTHAQVKAEAQEDNDDMDELEDKYKEWKAYLEEVFSPEDGDDIDEVEDYNDNNYQEWKADLEKIFSVDDDDEVAGEATSELREASGEGTEAAGEATSEVEEASDEGTEAAGEATSEVEEASGEGTEAAGKATSEVEEASGEGTEAAGEATSEVEEASGEGNEAAYEATSEVEEASQNGTMAADKDVPHQGESSSAVTVSATPSTASYAYRSLAVAHRFISRLAGPEDRHLEDLRRSYGVQIVRIKRTLHVKGRRDAVLKCHHSMRAKIAEWRSCDDAEAH, encoded by the exons ATGTTCAGCAAATTCTTCTGCAAGCAGAACATTCGACGTGCCGTGCCCGGCACTTGCCTCGTGGTGGGCGGCACCGGCGCCGGGGCGAGCCCCGCCAAGGTGACGCTCAGCCTCCAGCTTCGGGGAGGGTGCTGGCGAACCACTTCTCGGAAGGTGGCCGTCTTCACCTTCCAGGCGGCGTCCGGCCACGCCTCCTCCCATGCCCTgctggacctggagtacctcttcaggtgcagcAGCAAGCCAAGTGCCAGTGTCAAAATCTGTGTGGCGCTGCGCTGCGGCGGGAAACGCGTGGCCCGCGCTGACCTGGAAGAGTTTCTCGGCCAGCTGACGCGAGGTGGCCGCCTTGACTCTTTCTTCCTGTACATACACGAAGAAAAAGTCGCCCTCCAGCAAGCCAATCAGCCAATCCCGTACCCAGCTACGGAATGGCTTTTTGAGGGAGCGCCACGAGGCACACATGCGCAGGTTAAGGCTGAGGCTCAGGAAGACAATGATGATATGGACGAGTTGGAAGACAAATACAAAGAATGGAAGGCTTACCTCGAAGAGGTATTCTCCCCTGAAGATGGAGATGATATTGACGAAGTGGAAGACTATAATGACAACAACTACCAGGAATGGAAGGCTGATCTCGAGAAGATATTCtccgttgatgatgatgatgaagttgcaggcgaggcgacctccgagttgcgggaagcctctggtgaaggaACTGAGGCTGCAGGCGAGGCAacctccgaggtggaggaagcctctgatgaaGGAACTGAGGCTGCAGGCGAGGCAacctccgag gtggaggaagcctctggtgaaggaACTGAGGCTGCAGGCAAGGCAacctccgag gtggaggaagcctctggtgaaggaACTGAGGCTGCAGGCGAGGCAacctccgaggtggaggaagcctctggtgaaggaaatgaagcagCATACGAGGCTACGTCTGAGGTGGAGGAAGCCTCTCAAAACGGTACAATGGCCGCAGACAAGGATGTTCCCCATCAAGGCGAATCCTCTTCAGCAGTGACCGTCTCTGCCACGCCCTCCACTGCTTCGTACGCTTACCGCAGCCTGGCTGTGGCTCATAGATTCATCAGTCGCCTTGCAGGCCCCGAGGACCGCCACCTCGAGGATCTGCGGCGCAGCTATGGGGTCCAAATCGTACGGATTAAGCGAACCCTGCATGTGAAGGGCCGCAGAGACGCAGTGCTGAAGTGCCACCACTCCATGCGCGCCAAGATCGCTGAGTGGCGGAGTTGTGACGACGCTGAGGCTCACTAA